From one Streptomyces spiramyceticus genomic stretch:
- the malQ gene encoding 4-alpha-glucanotransferase, giving the protein MGLARLAALHGVATSYQPSANRTLQVPDDTVVAVLAALGVDAGTPEAVRAALDAHETAAAHRLLPATVVTWAGPAGPLPPPTVTGLPDGTLLRVETEQGETVEWPAEWQTPPRGEAVEWQTPPRGDASRGGTEWGQLPLGVHLLSARTPDGAEGATTLVVAPDRVPQPPGRSYGLLVQLYSLLSRRSWGMGDLGDLAELAAWSGRSLGVGFVQINPLHAAVPGTPTDPSPYRPSSRRFPDPVHLRVENVPEFAHVPAGDRARIEDLLEQAAALRDSVLDKGALIDRDAVWELKKEALEIVRKVPLGPGRRAAFCDFLAEQGAALEDHATWCALAEVHGSDWHAWPAGLRDDPHAAEVHHARSDLYDRVDLHCWLAWLTDSQLADAQRAACDAGMPVGVVHDLAVGVHPDGADAWAQQHAFARGMSVGAPPDAFNARGQDWGLPPWRPDVLAEAAYAPFRGLLRGLLRHAGALRIDHVMGLFRLWWVPEGREPTEGTYVRYDAEAMLAVLALEAHLAGAVVIGEDLGTVEPGVRDALDERGVSGTSVLWFERDWADTGEPLPPRNWREHCVATATTHDLPSTAARLTGGHVALRHRLGLLTRPLEEEHAEGTAEVAEWLSYLARLGLLPEGAGDEEGEIRAVYRFLLSTPARMVGIWLPDAVGDRRPQNLPGTWDQYPNWRLPVADAEGHPVTLEDLAASPRLHRLIDVFRTSAGVPVGPPAGLRLAPPGARPS; this is encoded by the coding sequence ATGGGCCTTGCCCGCCTCGCCGCCCTGCACGGCGTCGCCACGTCTTACCAGCCATCGGCGAACCGCACCCTCCAGGTCCCCGACGACACCGTCGTGGCCGTGCTCGCGGCCCTCGGCGTGGACGCGGGAACGCCCGAGGCGGTACGGGCAGCCCTCGACGCCCACGAGACGGCCGCCGCACACCGCCTGCTGCCCGCGACGGTGGTGACCTGGGCGGGCCCCGCAGGCCCACTGCCACCACCGACCGTGACCGGCCTCCCCGACGGCACCCTGCTCCGCGTCGAAACGGAGCAGGGCGAGACCGTGGAGTGGCCGGCGGAGTGGCAGACCCCGCCACGGGGCGAGGCCGTGGAGTGGCAGACCCCGCCACGGGGTGACGCGTCGCGGGGCGGAACGGAGTGGGGGCAACTGCCGCTCGGCGTGCACCTGTTGAGCGCGCGCACGCCGGACGGGGCCGAGGGGGCCACCACCCTCGTGGTCGCGCCCGACCGCGTCCCGCAGCCACCCGGCCGCTCCTACGGCCTGCTCGTCCAGCTCTACTCCCTGCTGTCACGGCGCTCCTGGGGCATGGGCGACCTCGGGGACCTCGCCGAACTGGCCGCCTGGTCGGGACGCTCCCTCGGCGTCGGCTTCGTACAGATCAATCCGCTGCACGCGGCCGTCCCCGGTACGCCGACGGACCCCTCGCCCTACCGCCCGTCCTCGCGCCGCTTCCCCGATCCGGTACACCTGCGGGTCGAGAACGTGCCCGAGTTCGCGCACGTCCCGGCAGGCGACCGCGCGCGCATCGAAGACCTGCTCGAACAGGCCGCAGCGCTGCGCGACTCCGTCCTGGACAAGGGCGCGCTGATCGACCGCGACGCCGTGTGGGAGCTGAAGAAGGAAGCCCTGGAGATCGTAAGGAAAGTGCCGCTCGGCCCCGGCCGCCGCGCCGCCTTCTGCGACTTCCTCGCCGAGCAGGGCGCCGCCCTGGAGGACCACGCCACCTGGTGCGCGCTCGCCGAGGTGCACGGCTCCGACTGGCACGCCTGGCCCGCCGGGCTGCGCGACGATCCGCACGCCGCCGAGGTCCACCACGCCCGCTCCGACCTGTACGACCGGGTCGATCTGCACTGCTGGCTGGCCTGGCTCACCGATTCCCAGCTGGCCGACGCCCAGCGCGCCGCCTGTGACGCCGGTATGCCCGTCGGCGTCGTGCACGACCTGGCCGTCGGCGTGCACCCCGACGGCGCCGACGCCTGGGCGCAGCAGCACGCGTTCGCCCGGGGCATGTCGGTCGGGGCCCCGCCGGACGCCTTCAATGCGCGCGGCCAGGACTGGGGCCTGCCGCCGTGGCGCCCGGACGTCCTCGCCGAAGCGGCGTACGCCCCGTTCCGAGGTCTGCTGCGGGGGCTCCTGCGCCATGCCGGCGCCCTGCGCATCGACCACGTGATGGGGCTCTTCCGGTTGTGGTGGGTTCCGGAGGGCCGAGAGCCCACGGAGGGGACGTACGTCCGCTACGACGCGGAGGCGATGCTCGCGGTCCTCGCCCTGGAGGCACACCTGGCCGGCGCCGTCGTCATAGGGGAGGACCTCGGCACCGTCGAGCCCGGCGTCCGCGACGCCCTCGACGAGCGTGGAGTCTCCGGCACCTCGGTGCTGTGGTTCGAACGCGACTGGGCCGATACGGGCGAGCCCCTGCCCCCGCGGAACTGGCGCGAGCACTGCGTGGCCACCGCCACCACGCACGACCTGCCGTCCACCGCCGCCCGCCTCACCGGCGGCCATGTCGCCCTGCGCCACCGCCTGGGCCTGCTCACCCGGCCCCTGGAGGAGGAGCACGCCGAGGGTACGGCGGAGGTCGCCGAATGGCTGTCGTACCTGGCACGGCTGGGGCTGCTGCCGGAGGGCGCGGGCGACGAGGAGGGCGAGATCCGCGCCGTCTACCGCTTCCTGCTGAGCACCCCGGCCCGGATGGTCGGCATCTGGCTGCCGGACGCGGTGGGGGACCGGCGCCCGCAGAATCTGCCGGGTACCTGGGACCAGTACCCAAACTGGCGGCTGCCCGTCGCCGACGCTGAGGGGCATCCCGTAACCCTGGAGGACCTGGCCGCCTCGCCCCGGCTGCACAGGCTGATCGACGTGTTCAGGACCTCGGCGGGAGTGCCTGTGGGACCGCCTGCGGGACTGCGTTTGGCACCCCCGGGCGCGCGGCCCTCGTAG
- a CDS encoding EamA family transporter, whose translation MNRAGTIALTALAPISWGSTYAVTTEFLPPDRPLFTGLIRALPAGLMLLAIGRTLPRGAWWWKAAALGALNIGAFFPLLFLSAYRLPGGMAAVFGSLAPLWVAGLTMLLLSEKPTVRTLLTGIAAALGVSLVVLRATAALDTVGVVAALTSSASMAAGTVLTKRWGRPDGVGPLVMTGWQLTAGGLLIAPVALLVEGAPPALDGRAVAGYLYLALVNTAVAYWLWFRGIGRLTATSVTFLGPLSPLTAAVIGWAALGQSLTPVQVIGMVIALGATLVGQMAVRPRSFSSTEETGSKHSMDLTGASVRR comes from the coding sequence ATGAATCGCGCCGGAACAATCGCCTTGACCGCGCTCGCACCCATCTCGTGGGGTTCCACCTACGCCGTCACCACCGAGTTCCTGCCGCCCGACCGGCCGCTGTTCACAGGCCTCATACGCGCACTCCCTGCCGGGCTCATGCTGCTCGCGATCGGCCGGACCCTGCCGCGCGGCGCCTGGTGGTGGAAGGCGGCCGCCCTCGGAGCGCTGAACATCGGGGCGTTCTTCCCGCTGCTCTTCCTCTCTGCGTACCGCCTGCCCGGCGGCATGGCGGCGGTCTTCGGCTCGCTCGCGCCGCTGTGGGTGGCCGGACTCACGATGCTGCTGCTCAGCGAGAAGCCGACCGTACGCACCCTGCTCACCGGGATCGCCGCGGCGCTCGGCGTGAGCCTGGTCGTACTGCGCGCCACGGCGGCGCTCGACACGGTGGGGGTGGTGGCGGCCCTCACCTCATCCGCCTCGATGGCCGCGGGCACCGTCCTCACCAAGCGCTGGGGCCGGCCCGACGGCGTGGGCCCGCTGGTCATGACGGGCTGGCAGCTCACCGCGGGCGGGCTGCTGATCGCGCCCGTCGCGCTCCTGGTGGAGGGTGCGCCGCCGGCGCTCGACGGGCGTGCGGTGGCGGGTTACCTCTACCTCGCACTGGTCAACACCGCGGTGGCGTACTGGCTCTGGTTCCGTGGCATCGGGCGGCTCACGGCGACCTCCGTCACCTTCCTCGGCCCGCTGTCGCCGCTGACGGCCGCGGTCATCGGATGGGCGGCGCTGGGTCAGTCGCTGACGCCGGTGCAGGTGATCGGGATGGTGATCGCGCTCGGCGCGACGCTGGTGGGGCAGATGGCGGTGAGGCCGAGATCGTTCAGTTCTACTGAAGAGACTGGTTCGAAACATTCGATGGACCTGACTGGTGCGTCGGTGCGACGGTAG
- a CDS encoding LysR family transcriptional regulator, which yields MIEWDIKKLRILRTLRDRGTVTATAEALMMTPSAVSQQLSNLAKQLGVPLLEAHGRRVRLTDAAHLVLRHAEAVFAQLERADAELTGYVQGEAGEVRVGAFSTAVPALVVPAVQRLRTTHPALEVRVREAEAAEAYELLAGGVVDLALSLAAHAPTARDPKLARFPLLADPLDVALPAGHPLAAAPGLRLADLSGEAWIFGGSGPWSEITRHACEAAGFVPEQAHSAAGWTAILAMVEAGMGVALVPRMAAGERRTGVVMRVLSADQPQRHVVAAVRRGAEAGPAVARVLAALREVAAARVVRNRTRT from the coding sequence ATGATCGAGTGGGACATCAAGAAGCTGCGGATCCTGCGCACCCTGCGCGACCGGGGAACCGTGACCGCGACGGCCGAGGCGTTGATGATGACGCCGTCGGCCGTTTCGCAGCAGCTGTCCAACCTCGCCAAGCAGCTCGGCGTACCTCTGCTGGAGGCGCACGGGCGGCGGGTGCGCCTGACCGACGCGGCCCACTTGGTCCTGCGGCACGCGGAGGCCGTCTTCGCTCAACTCGAGCGGGCCGATGCCGAGTTGACGGGGTACGTGCAGGGGGAGGCCGGGGAAGTGCGCGTCGGGGCGTTCTCGACGGCCGTGCCCGCGCTGGTGGTGCCGGCGGTGCAGCGGCTCCGTACGACACATCCGGCGCTGGAGGTACGGGTCAGGGAGGCGGAGGCCGCCGAGGCGTACGAGCTGCTGGCGGGCGGGGTCGTCGACCTCGCCCTGTCGCTGGCGGCGCACGCCCCGACCGCCCGCGACCCGAAGCTCGCCCGCTTCCCGCTGCTGGCCGACCCGCTGGACGTGGCACTCCCGGCCGGGCACCCGCTCGCGGCGGCGCCGGGCCTGCGGCTTGCGGACCTCTCCGGCGAGGCGTGGATCTTCGGCGGGAGCGGCCCGTGGTCCGAGATCACCCGGCACGCCTGCGAGGCGGCGGGCTTCGTGCCCGAACAGGCCCACAGCGCCGCCGGCTGGACGGCGATCCTGGCCATGGTGGAGGCGGGGATGGGCGTTGCCCTGGTACCGAGGATGGCGGCGGGGGAGCGTCGTACGGGCGTGGTGATGCGCGTACTCAGCGCCGACCAGCCGCAACGCCACGTGGTGGCGGCCGTACGCCGTGGGGCAGAGGCGGGGCCGGCGGTGGCGCGGGTACTGGCGGCGCTGCGGGAGGTGGCGGCGGCGCGGGTGGTGAGGAACCGGACTCGGACCTGA
- a CDS encoding MarR family winged helix-turn-helix transcriptional regulator yields MTTKASTTTKAGKASKATKDPVDAITAQWAEVRPELDTAPMAVFGRIYRIARAMGDRIEKAYAQFGISRGEFDVLATLRRSGEPYTLSPRQLSATLMLTTGGMTGRLDKLERAGLLVRSPDPHDRRGLRVTLSERGLAIVDQAVVTGLELQHEALEGLGDEQVEQLSELLRQLLAGTAER; encoded by the coding sequence ATGACGACCAAGGCGAGCACGACCACGAAGGCGGGTAAGGCGAGTAAGGCGACCAAGGACCCAGTCGACGCCATCACCGCCCAGTGGGCCGAGGTACGACCCGAACTCGACACCGCCCCGATGGCCGTCTTCGGCCGCATCTACCGGATCGCGCGCGCCATGGGCGACCGCATCGAGAAGGCGTACGCGCAATTCGGCATCTCGCGCGGCGAGTTCGACGTCCTCGCCACGCTGCGCCGTTCCGGCGAGCCGTACACGCTCTCACCGCGCCAGCTCTCCGCGACGCTGATGCTGACCACCGGCGGAATGACGGGCCGCCTCGACAAGCTGGAACGGGCCGGACTGCTGGTCCGCAGCCCTGATCCGCACGACCGGCGCGGCCTGCGCGTGACGCTTTCGGAGCGCGGCCTCGCGATCGTCGACCAGGCGGTGGTCACAGGTCTGGAGCTGCAGCACGAGGCGCTGGAAGGGCTCGGCGACGAGCAGGTCGAGCAGCTCTCGGAGCTGCTGCGGCAGCTGCTGGCGGGCACGGCCGAAAGGTAG
- a CDS encoding beta-N-acetylglucosaminidase domain-containing protein: MQLGRRRGATAVAVAVIGGLLGGAQGAFAAPSDPGPDTPATTVPDRESDAALPPVWPRPQSMRAAGQAVAVGEDAVLVAGRGSDPYAVEALKAVLRGAGVKTLYSVKEGEPVPARGLVVKAGGTGAQDALRALRATARDDLPSGGYRIAVGSVDGRDTVALDGVGKDGLFHAAQTLRQLITAAKDGQDGRDGQNGQGGQGGQAIAGVMVRDWPGTAVRGMTEGFYGQPWTPEQRLAQIDFMARTKQNRYLYAPGDDPYRQARWRDPYPADQRAAFRALAERARRSHVTLGWAVAPGQAMCMSSDDDIKALNRKFDAMWALGVRSFQLQFQDVSYSEWHCGQDSDTFGSGPRAAAKAHARVANAVAKHLAERHPGAEPLSVMPTEFYQEGNTAYRQALAAQLDDGVQVAWTGVGVVPKTITGRELAGARTAFRRPLVTMDNYPVNDYAQDRIFLGPYTGREPAVATGSAALLANAMEQASASRIPLFTAADYTWNPRGYQPQESWQAAIDDLAGADAPAREAMRALAGNDASSVLGGEESAYLRPLIDDFWRARTSTDQGVRDAAAKRLRAAFTVMREAPQRLRSSAGGAFDDEVRPWIEQLARYGTAGELSVDLLQAQARGDGRAAWRASLDLDELRGSLKASRATVGKGVLDPFLAQVRKKADAWTGADRKGGSVSGGPGSYTVQLGRPRPVEALTAMTEPGKGEGAAVEAHVPGQGWRRIGTLHGSGWTQADAEGARADAIRVSWQESGQDADAPAVHHLVPWFADEPRAELRLKRTETDAEIGGRPQRVEARLIGRRPGDVRARLTAEPPKGIAVRAPRTTTVPRGSRATVPVEISVDKSVPAGEYKVPVAFDGQESVLTVRAFPRTAGPDLIRGEGARVSSSGDETADFPAPAAADGDPATRWTSPIGPSAWWQAELAEPVRLGQVVLHWQEAYAKKYRVQVSEDGRTWRTAATVRDGQGGRESVRMDAKGARFVRVQCDERALPFGYSLFGVEAYAVAADAE; this comes from the coding sequence GTGCAGCTCGGGCGCAGGAGAGGCGCGACCGCTGTCGCGGTCGCCGTAATCGGCGGTCTGCTCGGCGGTGCGCAGGGTGCGTTCGCCGCCCCGTCCGACCCCGGCCCGGACACCCCCGCCACCACCGTGCCGGACCGCGAGAGCGATGCCGCGCTGCCACCCGTTTGGCCGCGTCCGCAGTCGATGCGGGCGGCGGGGCAGGCGGTCGCCGTGGGCGAGGACGCGGTGCTCGTCGCGGGGCGCGGATCCGATCCGTACGCCGTGGAGGCGCTCAAAGCGGTGCTGCGCGGGGCGGGCGTGAAGACGCTGTACAGCGTCAAGGAGGGCGAGCCGGTGCCCGCGCGCGGCCTCGTCGTGAAGGCGGGCGGAACCGGCGCGCAGGACGCGCTGCGTGCCCTGCGCGCGACCGCGCGTGACGACCTGCCGTCCGGCGGCTACCGGATCGCCGTCGGCAGCGTCGACGGCCGGGACACGGTCGCGCTCGACGGGGTCGGCAAGGACGGTCTCTTCCACGCCGCGCAGACCCTGCGCCAGCTGATCACGGCCGCGAAGGACGGACAGGACGGACGGGACGGACAGAACGGGCAGGGCGGGCAGGGCGGGCAGGCGATCGCCGGAGTCATGGTCCGCGACTGGCCGGGGACTGCGGTACGCGGGATGACCGAGGGTTTCTACGGGCAGCCGTGGACGCCCGAACAGCGCCTCGCGCAGATCGACTTCATGGCCCGCACCAAGCAGAACCGTTATCTCTACGCGCCCGGCGACGACCCGTACCGCCAGGCACGCTGGCGCGACCCGTACCCGGCGGACCAGCGCGCCGCCTTCCGGGCGCTCGCCGAACGGGCCCGGCGCAGCCATGTGACGCTGGGCTGGGCCGTGGCTCCCGGGCAGGCGATGTGCATGTCGTCGGACGACGACATCAAGGCGCTGAACCGCAAGTTCGACGCGATGTGGGCGCTCGGGGTGCGGTCCTTCCAGCTCCAGTTCCAGGACGTCAGCTACAGCGAGTGGCACTGCGGCCAGGACTCCGACACCTTCGGCTCGGGCCCCCGTGCGGCGGCGAAGGCACACGCCCGCGTGGCCAACGCGGTGGCGAAGCATCTGGCCGAGCGGCACCCGGGTGCGGAGCCGCTGTCCGTGATGCCGACCGAGTTCTACCAGGAGGGCAACACCGCGTACCGGCAGGCCCTCGCCGCCCAGCTGGACGACGGGGTGCAGGTCGCGTGGACGGGCGTCGGTGTCGTACCGAAGACGATTACCGGGCGTGAACTGGCGGGCGCGCGCACGGCGTTCAGGCGTCCGCTGGTCACCATGGACAACTACCCGGTCAACGACTACGCGCAGGACCGCATATTTCTCGGCCCCTACACGGGCCGTGAGCCTGCTGTCGCGACCGGCTCGGCAGCCCTCCTCGCCAACGCCATGGAACAGGCCTCCGCCTCCCGCATCCCCCTCTTCACGGCCGCCGACTACACCTGGAACCCCCGGGGTTACCAGCCGCAGGAGTCCTGGCAGGCCGCGATCGACGACCTGGCGGGCGCCGACGCACCGGCCCGCGAGGCGATGCGGGCGCTGGCCGGCAATGACGCCTCCTCCGTGCTGGGCGGCGAGGAATCGGCGTATCTGCGTCCGCTGATCGACGACTTCTGGCGTGCGCGTACGTCCACGGACCAGGGCGTGCGGGACGCGGCGGCGAAGAGGCTGCGCGCCGCCTTCACCGTGATGCGGGAAGCGCCGCAGCGGCTCCGGTCGTCGGCGGGCGGTGCCTTCGACGACGAGGTACGGCCGTGGATCGAGCAGCTGGCGCGGTACGGCACGGCGGGCGAACTCTCCGTCGACCTGCTCCAGGCGCAGGCCCGCGGCGACGGCCGGGCCGCCTGGCGGGCGTCACTCGACCTGGACGAGCTGCGCGGCTCCCTCAAGGCGAGCCGGGCCACCGTCGGCAAGGGCGTGCTCGACCCGTTCCTCGCGCAGGTGCGCAAGAAGGCGGACGCCTGGACCGGAGCCGACCGCAAGGGCGGCAGCGTCTCCGGGGGCCCGGGCTCGTACACCGTGCAGCTCGGCCGGCCGCGTCCCGTCGAGGCGCTGACCGCCATGACCGAGCCCGGTAAGGGCGAGGGCGCGGCCGTCGAGGCGCACGTCCCCGGTCAGGGCTGGCGGCGCATCGGCACGCTGCACGGCAGCGGCTGGACGCAGGCGGACGCCGAGGGTGCGCGCGCGGATGCGATACGCGTGTCCTGGCAGGAGTCCGGGCAGGACGCCGATGCGCCCGCCGTCCACCACCTCGTGCCCTGGTTCGCGGACGAGCCGCGTGCGGAGCTGCGGCTCAAGCGCACCGAGACGGACGCGGAGATCGGCGGCAGGCCGCAGCGCGTCGAGGCACGGCTGATCGGCCGGCGCCCCGGCGATGTGCGTGCCCGGCTGACGGCCGAGCCTCCCAAGGGCATCGCGGTGAGGGCGCCGCGGACGACGACGGTGCCGCGCGGCTCCCGCGCCACCGTCCCCGTCGAGATCAGCGTGGACAAGTCGGTGCCTGCGGGCGAGTACAAGGTGCCGGTCGCCTTCGACGGCCAGGAGAGCGTCCTGACGGTGCGGGCGTTCCCGCGCACGGCCGGCCCGGACCTGATCCGGGGCGAGGGCGCGAGGGTCTCGTCGTCCGGCGACGAGACCGCGGACTTCCCGGCCCCCGCCGCCGCCGACGGCGACCCGGCCACCCGCTGGACCTCGCCGATCGGCCCTTCCGCGTGGTGGCAGGCCGAGCTGGCGGAGCCGGTGCGGCTCGGCCAGGTCGTACTGCACTGGCAGGAGGCGTACGCGAAGAAGTACCGCGTCCAGGTGTCGGAGGACGGCCGTACGTGGCGCACGGCGGCAACCGTCAGGGACGGGCAGGGCGGGCGCGAGTCGGTGCGGATGGATGCGAAGGGGGCGCGCTTCGTGCGGGTGCAGTGCGATGAGCGGGCGCTGCCGTTCGGTTACTCACTGTTCGGGGTGGAGGCGTACGCGGTGGCTGCGGACGCGGAGTGA
- a CDS encoding HNH endonuclease, whose translation MPHVLVLNASYEPLGVVPLRRALVLVLENKALCLEESGAFMHSATRAVPAPSVVRLKRFVRVPYRGPVPLTRRALFARDGGRCMYCGGVATSVDHVIPRSRGGQHAWENVVAACRRCNHVKADRHLMELGWRLRHQPAPPSGLAWRIIGTGHRDPRWLPYLQPFGADDALARIDGISA comes from the coding sequence GTGCCGCATGTCCTGGTCCTCAATGCGTCGTACGAGCCGCTCGGCGTCGTACCGCTCCGCCGCGCGCTCGTCCTCGTCCTGGAGAACAAGGCTCTCTGCCTCGAGGAATCCGGCGCCTTCATGCACAGCGCGACCCGCGCCGTCCCGGCACCCAGTGTCGTGCGGCTCAAACGGTTCGTGCGGGTCCCCTACCGGGGGCCCGTCCCACTCACCCGCCGTGCGCTCTTCGCCAGGGACGGCGGGCGCTGTATGTACTGCGGTGGCGTCGCAACCAGCGTCGACCACGTCATTCCGCGCAGCCGAGGCGGACAGCACGCCTGGGAGAACGTGGTGGCGGCCTGCCGCCGCTGCAATCACGTCAAGGCCGACCGGCATCTGATGGAGCTCGGCTGGCGGCTGCGCCATCAGCCTGCCCCGCCGTCCGGGCTGGCCTGGCGGATCATCGGGACCGGGCACAGGGATCCGCGCTGGCTGCCGTACTTGCAGCCGTTCGGCGCGGACGATGCGCTGGCCCGGATCGACGGCATTTCCGCCTGA
- a CDS encoding DMT family transporter, with translation MSGESAGGRAKGLKQASALGLVLAAAATVVWSGSFVTSRALHDSVPPVQAAFWRWIVAIVAVAPFAAREAWRQRALLRRHLGFVTLASLLGVTVYNTLVNQAGLSTSAGNMGMIMAASPVLMAFYERLGGRRLGARRTLGMLVACAGVLLLVSKGSLAMDFATGDLWMLAAALSFGSYSALLRRKPDGLGGLAFLFSTFVLGALMLLPVYVVSLAVQGGFEPTTGTVGPLLYVGVFSSAVAFFAWNKAIALIGAARAGVVYYLQPVCVALLSFALLGEATGVMGVVCMVLILGGVMLGAGRGK, from the coding sequence ATCAGCGGCGAGTCGGCAGGCGGGAGGGCGAAGGGGCTGAAGCAGGCCTCCGCGCTCGGCCTCGTCCTCGCCGCCGCCGCTACGGTCGTCTGGTCGGGAAGCTTCGTCACCTCCCGCGCCCTCCACGACTCCGTACCCCCCGTGCAGGCCGCCTTCTGGCGCTGGATCGTGGCCATCGTCGCCGTGGCCCCCTTCGCCGCCCGCGAGGCCTGGCGTCAACGGGCCCTGCTCCGCCGCCACCTGGGCTTCGTAACGCTGGCCTCGCTGCTCGGGGTCACCGTCTACAACACCCTCGTCAACCAGGCCGGACTTTCCACCTCCGCGGGCAACATGGGCATGATCATGGCCGCGTCGCCGGTCCTGATGGCCTTCTACGAACGCCTCGGCGGCCGGCGCCTCGGCGCCCGCCGCACCCTCGGCATGCTGGTCGCCTGCGCCGGAGTGCTGCTCCTGGTCAGCAAGGGCTCGCTCGCCATGGACTTCGCCACCGGCGACCTGTGGATGCTCGCCGCCGCGCTCTCCTTCGGCTCGTACAGCGCGCTGCTGCGCCGCAAGCCCGACGGGCTGGGCGGACTCGCCTTCCTCTTCAGTACGTTCGTGCTCGGCGCGCTGATGCTGCTCCCGGTGTACGTCGTCAGCCTCGCCGTCCAGGGCGGCTTCGAGCCGACGACGGGAACGGTCGGACCCCTGCTGTACGTCGGCGTCTTCTCCTCCGCGGTCGCCTTCTTCGCCTGGAACAAGGCGATCGCCCTGATCGGCGCGGCGCGGGCGGGGGTTGTGTACTACCTCCAGCCGGTGTGCGTGGCGCTGCTCTCCTTCGCCCTGCTCGGCGAGGCGACCGGCGTGATGGGGGTTGTGTGCATGGTGCTGATTCTCGGCGGAGTGATGCTGGGGGCGGGACGGGGCAAGTAG
- the alc gene encoding allantoicase codes for MTTTDANPEDPHANDAAPYTGGDPYADYRGGDFPFTELVDLADRRLGAGVIAANDEFFAERENLLVRERAVFDPEHFGHKGKIMDGWETRRRRGVDGTQPFPAPDDHDWAIVRLGAAGVIRGVIVDTAHFRGNYPQRVSVQAASVEGSPSPEQLLGDDVKWEEIVPLTPVRGHAANGFEIACERRFTHVRLCQHPDGGVARLRVHGEVVPDPEWLGLLGTIDLISILNGGTYEDASDKFYSSPAQIILPGTSRKMDDGWENRRRRVRDTNDWVRFRLVAQGAIRAVEIDTAYLKGNSAGWIALSGRNGDTGEWFEIIPRTKLQPDTLHRFKLPAQAVATHVRLDAFPDGGVARMRLHGALTEQGAAELRARYEDLGGGGAL; via the coding sequence ATGACGACGACCGACGCGAACCCCGAAGACCCGCACGCCAACGACGCCGCTCCCTACACGGGGGGCGACCCGTACGCCGACTACCGGGGCGGGGACTTTCCCTTCACCGAGCTCGTCGATCTGGCCGACCGGCGTCTGGGTGCGGGCGTCATCGCCGCCAATGACGAGTTCTTCGCCGAGCGCGAGAACCTCCTCGTCCGCGAGCGCGCGGTCTTCGACCCGGAGCACTTCGGTCACAAGGGCAAGATCATGGACGGCTGGGAGACCCGCCGTCGCCGTGGTGTCGACGGTACGCAGCCGTTCCCCGCGCCCGACGACCACGACTGGGCCATCGTGCGGCTCGGCGCGGCCGGTGTCATTCGCGGGGTCATCGTCGACACCGCTCACTTCCGTGGCAACTACCCGCAGCGGGTGAGTGTCCAGGCCGCGTCCGTGGAGGGCTCGCCCAGTCCCGAGCAGCTGCTCGGCGACGACGTGAAGTGGGAGGAGATCGTCCCGCTGACGCCCGTGCGCGGTCACGCCGCCAACGGGTTCGAGATCGCCTGCGAGCGGCGCTTCACCCACGTGCGGCTGTGCCAGCACCCCGACGGCGGGGTCGCTCGGCTGCGTGTCCACGGCGAGGTCGTGCCCGACCCCGAGTGGCTCGGCCTCCTCGGCACGATCGACCTCATCTCGATCCTCAACGGCGGTACGTACGAGGACGCTTCGGACAAGTTCTACTCGTCGCCGGCGCAGATCATCCTGCCCGGGACCTCCCGCAAGATGGACGACGGCTGGGAGAACCGCCGTCGCCGTGTCCGCGACACCAATGACTGGGTGCGCTTCCGGCTCGTCGCGCAGGGCGCGATCCGGGCCGTCGAGATCGACACGGCGTACCTCAAGGGCAACTCGGCCGGCTGGATCGCGCTGAGCGGGCGCAACGGTGACACGGGGGAGTGGTTCGAGATCATCCCGCGTACGAAGCTCCAGCCCGACACGCTGCACCGGTTCAAGCTCCCGGCGCAGGCCGTCGCCACCCATGTCCGGCTCGACGCCTTCCCCGACGGGGGTGTGGCGCGGATGCGGCTGCACGGAGCGCTCACCGAGCAGGGCGCGGCGGAACTGCGGGCGCGATACGAGGACTTGGGCGGCGGCGGCGCCCTGTAG